The Candidatus Methylomirabilota bacterium genome includes a window with the following:
- a CDS encoding SRPBCC family protein, with the protein MFWKVLIAIAVIVVGLVVVVALQPSSFRVTRTATIAAPPSAVFAQVNDFHNWVAWSPWEKLDPGMRRSYEGAPSGTGATYAWVGNSQVGEGRMTMTESRPSELIRIKLDFEKPFRGTNIAEFTFEPRGEQTAVTWTMTGQKNFVAKAMQLFMSMDKMIGGAFERGLAQMKAVVEGGRR; encoded by the coding sequence ATGTTTTGGAAGGTCCTGATTGCCATCGCGGTGATCGTGGTCGGGCTCGTGGTGGTGGTGGCCCTGCAGCCGTCCAGTTTCCGCGTCACGCGGACGGCCACCATCGCCGCCCCGCCCTCGGCCGTATTCGCGCAGGTGAACGATTTCCACAACTGGGTGGCGTGGTCACCCTGGGAGAAGCTCGACCCCGGGATGAGGCGCAGCTACGAGGGCGCGCCCTCGGGCACGGGGGCGACGTACGCGTGGGTCGGCAACAGCCAGGTGGGTGAAGGGCGCATGACGATGACGGAGAGCCGGCCGAGCGAGCTGATCCGGATCAAGCTCGACTTCGAGAAGCCCTTCCGGGGCACCAACATCGCCGAGTTCACCTTCGAGCCTCGGGGCGAGCAGACCGCCGTCACCTGGACGATGACCGGCCAAAAGAATTTCGTGGCCAAGGCTATGCAGCTCTTCATGAGCATGGACAAGATGATCGGCGGGGCCTTCGAGCGGGGCCTGGCCCAGATGAAGGCGGTGGTGGAAGGAGGCCGGCGATGA
- a CDS encoding DinB family protein, producing MGAKAEAFAKQYETKVQEATSVLEKLSEADWKKTTAAEKWTVGVTAHHVAGAHEPIANIVKTIADGQAMPHFTMEMLDEMNAKHAVEHAGCTKAETIALHKQGAAKAVAMLRGLSDEQLGKRGTVFTGAPPMSAEEMVTRALLGHIDDHFGSIRKTIGS from the coding sequence ATGGGAGCGAAGGCAGAAGCGTTCGCCAAGCAGTACGAGACCAAGGTGCAGGAGGCCACGAGCGTGCTGGAGAAGCTGAGCGAGGCCGACTGGAAGAAGACCACGGCCGCGGAGAAGTGGACGGTGGGCGTGACGGCGCACCACGTCGCGGGCGCCCACGAACCGATCGCCAACATCGTCAAGACCATCGCCGACGGCCAGGCCATGCCGCACTTCACGATGGAGATGCTGGACGAGATGAACGCCAAGCATGCGGTGGAGCACGCGGGCTGCACCAAGGCGGAGACGATCGCGCTGCACAAGCAGGGGGCGGCCAAGGCGGTCGCGATGCTCCGCGGCCTCTCCGACGAGCAGCTCGGCAAGCGCGGCACGGTGTTCACGGGCGCGCCGCCCATGAGCGCGGAGGAGATGGTCACCCGGGCTCTTCTCGGACACATCGACGACCATTTCGGTAGTATCCGAAAGACCATCGGCAGCTGA
- a CDS encoding YciI family protein — translation MRFMLLVKADKNSEAGVLPPKELFAEMGKFNEEMVKTGVMLAGEGLQPTSKGARISYTRGEPKVTDGPFPGARDLVAGFWLIQVKSKQEAIDWASRAPFGEGAEVEIRQVFEASDFPPEVFSCEDAAREQALRDELQRKASKA, via the coding sequence ATGCGATTCATGCTGCTGGTCAAGGCCGACAAGAACTCCGAGGCAGGCGTGCTGCCGCCCAAGGAGCTCTTCGCCGAGATGGGCAAGTTCAACGAGGAGATGGTCAAGACCGGCGTGATGCTGGCCGGCGAGGGTCTCCAGCCGACTTCCAAGGGCGCGCGCATCTCGTACACGCGCGGCGAGCCCAAGGTGACCGACGGGCCCTTCCCTGGCGCCAGGGATCTCGTGGCCGGCTTCTGGCTGATCCAGGTGAAGTCGAAGCAAGAGGCGATCGACTGGGCCTCGCGCGCCCCCTTCGGCGAGGGCGCGGAGGTCGAGATTCGCCAGGTCTTCGAGGCCTCCGACTTCCCGCCCGAAGTCTTCTCGTGCGAAGACGCCGCGCGCGAGCAGGCCCTGCGCGACGAGCTCCAGCGCAAGGCCTCCAAGGCGTAG